The following proteins are co-located in the Paraphotobacterium marinum genome:
- the rarD gene encoding EamA family transporter RarD — MKLNNTTIGVINISLAYTLWGLGPLFYKFLEHLPTFEIVSFRVVWSLFFLLVIILMSKKINTIKSIIYNKENIKFLSITSILIFVNWFTYIWAIKNNHVLDASLGYFINPIFFIFLSMFFLKERLNKFQIIAVTTVILAVLYQVLKLGSVPWVAIILTVSFGFYALLKKQSTIDSQAGLLFENILLFPLTFGYLLFVDSQPSATMIHNSIILNVFIVLSGVMTTLPLIFFNRATTKLNLSTIGFFQYINPTISFFTGIFLFHESFNYDQFITFSLIWAALAVISFDSIWRLRKAHQLMSVSCKPCNQQ; from the coding sequence ATGAAACTCAATAACACAACAATAGGCGTTATAAATATTTCTCTAGCATATACTTTATGGGGATTAGGACCACTTTTTTATAAATTTTTAGAACATTTACCCACTTTCGAAATAGTCTCATTTAGAGTGGTGTGGTCTTTGTTTTTTTTGTTAGTAATTATATTAATGTCAAAAAAAATTAATACTATTAAATCAATTATTTACAACAAAGAAAATATAAAATTTTTATCTATTACTTCCATTTTAATTTTTGTGAATTGGTTTACGTATATATGGGCTATAAAAAACAATCATGTATTAGATGCAAGTTTAGGGTATTTTATAAACCCCATATTTTTTATATTTTTGAGCATGTTTTTTTTAAAAGAGAGATTAAATAAATTTCAAATCATAGCTGTTACTACAGTGATTTTGGCTGTTTTATATCAAGTGCTTAAATTAGGATCGGTTCCATGGGTTGCGATTATATTAACGGTTAGCTTTGGATTTTATGCTCTTCTTAAAAAACAATCTACTATTGATTCACAAGCTGGTTTGTTGTTTGAAAATATCCTATTATTCCCCCTAACTTTCGGTTATTTGTTATTTGTTGACTCACAACCATCAGCAACTATGATCCATAACTCTATCATCTTAAATGTGTTCATTGTTCTTTCAGGAGTTATGACTACATTACCTCTAATATTTTTTAATAGAGCTACAACTAAATTAAATCTTTCAACTATTGGCTTTTTCCAATACATTAACCCAACCATATCTTTTTTTACTGGTATATTTTTATTTCATGAGTCTTTTAACTATGATCAATTCATAACCTTTTCTTTGATTTGGGCTGCTTTGGCTGTGATTTCCTTTGATTCAATATGGAGATTAAGAAAAGCACACCAATTGATGAGTGTTTCTTGTAAGCCTTGTAACCAACAATAG
- a CDS encoding efflux RND transporter periplasmic adaptor subunit — protein sequence MKKIVKTILLIVIGVFLGIYITNNFDSFDKKSASSSNKKPIYWVAPMDPNYKRDKPGKSPMGMDLVPVYKENTQEGISVSSQVQQNIGVQTELAEYRKLNIEVSGLGEISSNENLVKHIHSYEDGWIEKLMITELGQSVSKNQIIGYLYSPKLNEAQQELVYAIKTKKYVEQTQAKLSALGFSKEQINRIKSTKKVEKLIEIRSPLKGFITELKAEEGMFITPQDNLMTITNLESVWLNIEILPFDLKYISLGNRVQATDVYTNQKFDGNISFISPYSDPIKRTTIARVVLNNPNYVLKPNFLLDVKIISQKKMKSLTIPLSSVIRLENVNYVFVKEKNQFIPKEVLLGDENSKYIEVLKGLNKKDKVVTSSLFLIDSASDLTASLKRLSSEKKVEQKQVTETVGVIKNINKEKGFLVIRHEAIKSLNWPPMTMRFYLSNISKLEQFKKGDDINFSFYKTSNGYTIDKITLLK from the coding sequence ATGAAAAAAATAGTTAAAACCATATTACTTATTGTTATTGGTGTTTTTTTGGGAATATATATAACAAATAATTTTGACTCTTTTGACAAAAAGTCAGCTTCTTCATCAAATAAAAAACCAATATATTGGGTTGCTCCAATGGATCCTAATTACAAACGAGATAAACCAGGTAAGTCTCCAATGGGAATGGATCTTGTTCCCGTATATAAAGAAAATACTCAAGAAGGCATATCTGTATCATCACAAGTTCAGCAAAATATTGGTGTACAAACTGAATTGGCTGAATATAGAAAGCTGAATATTGAAGTGAGTGGTCTAGGAGAAATAAGCAGTAACGAAAACTTAGTTAAGCACATCCACTCTTATGAAGATGGTTGGATTGAAAAACTCATGATTACAGAGCTAGGCCAATCTGTGAGTAAGAATCAGATTATTGGTTATTTATATTCACCAAAATTAAATGAGGCGCAGCAAGAACTTGTTTATGCCATTAAGACTAAAAAGTATGTTGAACAAACTCAAGCAAAGCTAAGTGCACTAGGATTTTCAAAAGAGCAAATTAATAGGATTAAGTCTACTAAAAAAGTTGAAAAACTCATTGAGATTAGATCGCCATTAAAGGGTTTTATTACTGAATTAAAAGCGGAAGAGGGTATGTTTATTACGCCACAGGACAACCTCATGACAATCACAAACTTAGAATCTGTCTGGTTAAATATTGAAATATTACCTTTTGATTTGAAATATATATCCTTAGGCAATAGAGTACAAGCAACGGATGTTTATACGAATCAAAAGTTTGATGGAAATATAAGTTTTATTTCTCCTTATTCAGATCCAATAAAAAGGACGACCATTGCTCGGGTTGTTCTTAATAATCCAAATTATGTTTTAAAACCTAATTTTCTTTTAGATGTAAAGATTATAAGTCAAAAGAAAATGAAAAGCTTAACAATTCCTTTATCCTCTGTAATTCGATTAGAAAATGTGAATTATGTTTTTGTTAAAGAAAAAAATCAATTTATTCCAAAAGAAGTTTTATTAGGGGATGAAAATTCAAAATATATCGAAGTATTAAAAGGTTTAAATAAAAAGGATAAAGTTGTGACATCATCTCTTTTTTTAATTGATTCTGCATCTGACCTAACCGCAAGTTTGAAAAGACTCTCATCAGAAAAAAAAGTGGAACAAAAGCAAGTCACTGAAACAGTCGGCGTTATTAAGAATATCAATAAAGAAAAAGGTTTTTTGGTTATTCGCCATGAAGCAATTAAGTCGCTAAATTGGCCGCCAATGACCATGAGGTTTTATTTAAGCAATATTTCAAAACTAGAACAATTTAAAAAAGGAGATGATATTAACTTTAGTTTTTACAAAACATCAAATGGCTACACTATTGATAAAATTACACTTTTAAAATAG
- a CDS encoding copper-binding protein, with the protein MLKFFNYFLFLILFPLSTMSYAHSPELHEQDGSMPHKEYKASGIVKSINQREMLIKHEPIKELSWPEMEMVFKISEQISLSELKDIKVGDFIKFMFYEKNDEYIITALREHPIKK; encoded by the coding sequence ATGCTTAAATTTTTTAATTATTTTTTATTTTTAATTTTGTTTCCTTTATCTACTATGTCATATGCTCATAGCCCTGAGCTTCATGAACAAGATGGCTCAATGCCACATAAAGAATATAAAGCCAGTGGCATCGTTAAATCAATCAATCAAAGAGAAATGTTGATTAAACATGAGCCTATTAAAGAGTTGTCATGGCCAGAAATGGAGATGGTTTTTAAAATTTCTGAGCAAATTAGTTTAAGTGAACTTAAAGATATTAAAGTTGGTGATTTTATTAAATTCATGTTTTATGAAAAAAATGATGAATATATTATTACAGCTTTAAGAGAACATCCTATAAAGAAATAA